In Candidatus Limnocylindrales bacterium, the sequence GTGTGGACAGTTTTCTCGATGTGAGCCTCGTCTTTGCCCGCGATGCGCAGACGTACCTGCTGTCGTTGGTCGACGGAACCGTCTCTTCGGAGACTCATGGCCGCGCGCGGGACTCGCTCCGCACTTATCTCGCAGGGATCAGCCGGGCATTGCATTCGGAGCGGCAGTTCCTGGTAGGCGGTGCACTCACTCTCGCCGACATCTGCTTCGTGTCGGAGATGGGGCTCTTCTTCAACGAGCGCGCACGCAGACAGGCACTCGAGGTGCACGCCCTGTCGCCGATTCTCGACGATGCCAGGAGCGATCCATCGTACGCGCAAGCCTTCGCACATTTCGAGCGTCTGCGGATCCATCCCGCATTCGCTCCGGACGTCGGACCGTACTTGCAGAAGCTCGACCGTGCAGCTGCCGGTACGGCGACCGCTTAACAGCTCCGGTACCCGCATGACGGAGCTCAAGACGCAGCGACGGGTAGCGCAGCAGGAACTATTCACAGGAGTCTCGATGTCGACTGAAACAAGTACACCCGAAGTGAGAATGACCATCGACGGCCACATTTGTGTGATCTCGCTCGACAACCGATTGAAGAAGAACGCCATCACCCCGGAACTGATGTCGCAGCTGTCCATTCACCTGACCAGTTTCGAGGAAGACGACAGTCTCTGGGTGGCCGTCCTCGATCCGGCAGGCGACCATACGACCGCCGGCCTCGACATGCCCAAGTTTTTTGGCCCAGCTGCCACCGCCAAGCCGATACCGAAGGATCAGGTCGATCCATTCGCATTGGCCAGGCGCACTACGAAACCGGTCATCTCGGTCGTACACGGAATCACCTACACGATCGGCATCGAGATGATGCTCGCTGCCGACATCGTGATCGCGGCCGACACGGCCCGGTTCTGCCAGATGGAATCGAAGCGCGGGATTGCGCCGTTCGGCGGCGCTCACTTCCGTTATCTCAGTCGGACAGGCTGGGGGAACGCGATGTACCACCTGTTCCTGTGTGACGAGTTCGATGCCGAAGAGGCGTGGCGCATCGGATTCGTGCAGGAGGTGCATCCGTTCGGCAGGCACCGCGAGCGCGCGATGGAGATCGCGAGGCAGATCTGTCGGTGCGCGCCCATCGGACTTCGGGCCACGAAGAAGGCGGCGCTGACTTACCTCGAGCATGGGGAACGCGCGGCCGTAGCTGCCATCCCGGCCGTCGAGAAGGCGGTCTTCGAATCCGAGGATTTCAAGGAAGGGATTCAATCGTTCGTCGAGCGTCGCGAAGCACGCTTCCAGGGCCGGTGAAGGCTCGCCTGATCAACCGAAGGAGATGTTATGTCGGAATGGAAATCGACGGCCTGCATCCTGTGCGAGTGCAACTGCGGAATCGAGGTTCAGCTCGGAGGCGAGGATGGTCGCCGCCTGGTGAAGTTTCGCGGCGACGACGCGCACCCTGCGTCGCGAGGCTACGCATGCGAGAAGCCGCATCGCCTCGACTTCTACCAGAACGGACCGCACCGGCTGACCAAGCCGCTGCGCCGGCGCGCGGACGGAACCTTCGAGGAGATTGACTGGGATACCGCGATCCGCGAGGTCGCGGCGCGCTTCGCGGCGATTCGCGACGAACACGGCGGCGAGACGATTTTCTACTACGGCGGCGGCGGTCAAGGGAACCATCTCCCCGGCGTGTACGGACCCGCGACGCGCTCGCTGCTCGGCTCTATGCACAGCGCGAACGCGCTATCGCAGGAGAAGACAGGCGAGTTCTGGGTCGCGACGAAGATGGTCGGCGGCTACTCGCGTGGCAGTTTCGAGAACTGCGAGGTGGGGTTCTTTCTCGGCAAGAATCCGTGGTTCTCACACGGCATCCCGCGTGCCCGCGTAACACTGCGCGAGATCGCGAAAGACCCGGCGCGGACGCTGATCGTGGTTGATCCGCGCGTCAGCGAAACCGCGGAGATGGCCGATATCCACCTTCAGGTGAAACCAGGCGGCGATGCCTTCCTGCTCGCGGCGATGATCGCAGTCATCGTGCAGGAAGGCCTCGTGAAGAAGGACTGGTTGGCGGCGCACGCCGATGGTCTGGAGCAGGTGCTCCCGCACTTCACTTCGCTCGACATCGCGGTGCATGCGGAGAAGAGCGGAGTACCGGAAGAACAGTTGCGTAGCGCTGCCCGTCGGATCGCGGCGGCGAAGAGCATGGCCACGTTCGAGGATCTGGGAGTGCAGATGAACCTGCATTCCACGTTGGTCTCGTACCTGCACAAGCTCCTCGTGCTCCTCACCGGGAACTTCGGCAAGGAGGGCGCCGAGTATCGGCCGAGCACGCTCGTTCCGCAGGCCTTCAACGGTGAAGAATTCGGAACAACGCCCGTAACCGGATCGAAGATCATCGGTGGGCTTACGCCCTGCAACGTGGTTCCGGATGAGATTCTCACCGATCACCCCAAGCGCTTCCGCGCAATGCTGGTCGAAAGCGGAAATCCGGCGCATTCCATCGCGGATGGCGTTCGTATGCGCGAGGCGCTCGCAGCTCTCGATCTCGTGGTGGTGATCGACGTCGCGTTCACCGAAACAGCGCGACTGGCGGACTATGTGCTTCCCGTCGCGAGCCAGTTCGAAAAGGCCGAGGCGGTCTTCTTCAATTTCGAGTTTCCCAACAACTATTTCTTTCTGCGCAAGGCGTTGATGCCGCCGCTACACGGCTTGTTCTCCGAGGCGGAACTGCACGCCAGGCTCGCCGAGGCGCTCGGTGCCCTGCCCAGGTATGCCGTCGAGGCGCTCCGGGAAGCATGGATGGAGAGTCGGGTCGCTTTCCGTACGAAGTTCTTCGAGCTCCTGTCGTCTGACGATCGCCTCGGCGCCATCGCTCCGGTCCTCGTCTACCGAGCGATCGGAGACCTCCTCCCGGAAGGTCTTGCCGAAGGCGCGGGCGTCTGGGCGATCTGCCAGCTGGCGGCGCCGAGGATCGCGCCTTCCCTCGCACGTGCCGGCTACGCCGGTTCACCGCCCGAGGCAGCCGACGCACTGTTTGACGCCATGCTTACGAGCAAGAGCGCGATTACGTTCTCAGTGGACGAATGGGAAGAGAGCTTCGCGCGCGTCTACACGCCGAACGGCCGCATCCAACTTGCCATTCCCGAGCTGTTCGACGAGCTCGATGGGCTCGCGAGCGAACCGGAACGCACAAGTCCGGAGTTTCCACTCGTCCTTTCTGCGGGCGAACGTCGGTCCTTCACGGCGAACACGATCATCCGCAATCCCGAGTGGCGCAAGAAAGACCGCGCCGGCGCGCTACGCATGCATCCGGACGACGCGATGCGAGCCGGCGTGACCGACGGTGGCCGGGTACGCCTGTCGACCCGTCGCGGGAGCGCGGAGACAGTCGTGGAATTCTCCGATCGAATGAGGCCCGGGCACATCTCGTTGCCGAACGGCCTCGGGCTCGACTACCCGGGTGAGAATGACGAGTGCGTTGCAACGGGAGTGTCGCCGAATGAGCTTACGCGCTCCGAGGACCGCGACTGGCTTGCGGGTACACCGTGGCACAAGCATACGCCGGCGCGCGTAGATGCCCTCTAGGGAAGCAGCGGTTCTCTTGACGGCAAGCGACCGAGAAGGCGATGAATCGTTTCGTTGAGGAGAAATCGAACATGAAACCAGTTTGCCTTGTGATCGGTGCCGGAGCCGGAATCGGCGGCACCGTCGCGCGCCGCTTCGCGAGTGAAGGCTACCACGCCGTACTCTGTCGCCGCACCGGTCAGGATGCCTTGCATCAAGCCGTGGAGGGCATCAAGCAGGGCGGCGGTTCCGCATCGGGATTTCTGCTCGACGCTGTCGCAGCGGACTCCATCGAAGAGCTGGTTGCCAGTGTCGAGGCCGACATCGGCCCGATCGAAGTGGCCCTCTACAACCTGGGCGCACAGATCGGCGACAGGCCCTTGAAGGAAACCTCACTCAAGGCCTTTGAAACAGGATGGCGGATCGGCACGTTCGGCCTGTTTCGCCTCGCGTCGGCCGTGTGCCCGCTGATGGAGGCACGAGGCAAAGGGACGCTTCTGGTAACTTCCTCGACCGCTGCGATGCGCGGAAACGGCGGTCAGCATTCGCATGCCGCGGCCATGGGTGGACGGCGGATGCTTTGCCAGTCGCTCAACGCGCAGTTCGCGTCGAAGGGAATCCACGTCGCACACATCGTGATCGACGGCGCCGTCGATGCACCCGACACCCTGGGGAAACTTCTGGGACCGGAGCGTTTCGAGCTGTTGAGGGAAACCCGGGGCAGGGAACACGACGGGCTCATGCTCCCTGCCGAGATTGCGGAGACCTACCTCCACCTTGCGAAGCAGCACCGCTCGACGTGGACGCACGAGCTCGACCTGCGCGCGTTCTCCGATCGACCGTGGTGGAATCACTGAGGAGACCAATGGCAAAAAACGAACCGCAGGACTCTCCCCGTTCCGGGGACGTCGCACTCATCGTTGGAGGCGGCCCAGGCATCAGCGCGAGCTGTGCCAGGTTGTTCGCCAGGGAGGGAATGCGCGTCGCCGTGGCCGCCCGCAATCCCGCCAGACCTGTTCTGGCGGACCTCGAGAGCCGCCATGGCGTGCGCCTGTACGCTTGCGATGCGAGCGAGCCGGCGGACGTGGAGAAGCTTTTCGATAGTGTCACCGGAGACCTCGCAGCTCCCACGCTCGTGGTGCACAACATCGATGGACGCGTGGCGGGGATCCTTCGCAAGGGAATCGCCGAAGCTGAACCGGATCTCGCATTGGCGACGCTTCGGAACTCACCGTTCAGCGCGTTTCTGGTGGGACAGCAGGCGGCTCGGGTGATGCGGGCCAACGAACCCGATGCCAACGGAGTTCGGGGAACGATCATCTTCACGAACGCGAGCGCGGCACTCAAAGGGTTCGCTCTCAGCGCGGCCTTTGCCATGGCGTGCCAGGCCAAGGCGGGCCTCGCGCAGAGCATGGCGCGCGAGTTGATGCCGCACGGGATCCACGTCGCGAACGTGCCGATCGATGCGGCGATCGGCTGGACACGCGAAGACGGCAGCCGCGCGCATCAACTGGCGGGAACTTCCGTGGACGACAACATGGCCGACCCGGACTGTATCGCGCAGGTCTATCTGCAGCTGCACCGCCAGCATCGCTCGACCTGGGCGTTCGAAGTCGTGCTGCGACCGTGGCTCGAGAAGTGGTGAGCGCCTCGTGAGACCGAAAGAGGTCCTTCGAGTACTGTTTGCATGGGGACCGCTCTGGTTCGGTATCGGCTTCGTCGCGCCGATTCTGGCCCAAAGCATGGACCGCTTTGCCGTTACGCCGCCGATGGGCCTGACGACGATGCAGGCCGGTCTCGTCGCCGGTCTTCTGCTCGGCAGCGTGGCCAGGCTGCGCGGGAGGTGGGTGTGAGCGCCGCCGGATCGGTGCTGCCGCGTGCCGAAGTCTCCGGAACACGCGCGCTCCAGAAGGAGGAGGCCGCTATCGCGCGCGACTTCATCGGCCGCTTCCCGTGGGAAATGGTGGCGTGGGGTCTCGGCAATTTCTTCGTGTGGCTTTCGATCTGGCCGCTCGTTTTCTCCGGTCTGATTCCGCTGTGGGCAGGCTTCGTGCTGTCCACGATCTGCATGATGCTGAGTTACCTTCCTTCGCACGAAGCCCAGCACTCGATCATTGCGGCCGACGGCACGCGGCTGCGCTGGCTCAACGAGTTGGTGGGGCACGTCTCGGTGATCCCGCTGGTGCTGCCGTACCGCGTCGCGTGGATTACGCACCGGCGTCATCACGCGCACGCGAACGATCCGGAGCTCGACCCCGACCGCTTCAACAAGGCGGACACCTGGTGGCAGGCCGTGTGGGCCGGCATCCAGGGCCGCCAGCCCGGCGCGCCGAGTGCTTATCGGACGCTCGGCAAGAGCAGCGACGACCCGGAGGTCCAGCGCGCGCTCACGGAAGCCGCCGTGCTAGTGACGTCGTACTACGCGATCCTTGCCGCACTCGCGTGGTCGGGATTCGCGTTCGAGGCCGTCTTCCTCTGGTGGCTTCCGAGGCACATCGGCACGAGCTACATCCAGCTCTTCCTGAGCTGGGCGCCGCACTACCCGATGGAAGAGAAGGGCCGCTATCGCGACACACGCGCCTGGCGCTCACCGATCGGAACGATCCTGACGATGGGGATGGAGTACCACATCGTCCATCATCTCTATCCGCAGATCCCGCTCTTCCAGACGGGACCGGCATTCTTCGCGCTGCGCGACGTTCTCGAGCGACGCGGAATCCGCAACGACGGGCTGTAGCAGGCTAGCCGCGCGCACTCCGCGCGTTCGGTATCAAGTCCACGGAGTCCGTAGCAGCCACGCAAAGCGGGTTCGAGGGTCCACCGACCGCGACGCGCAGGATCGCAAGAGCATCACTGGCGTTTACTTTGCCATCGCCGTTGTAATCACAGCGGGCGAGCTCGCAGTTGCCAGCCCCGACGGCGGTTCGTAAAGCTGTCAACGCATCGCTCGCCGTCAGCTTGCCATCATCATTCGCGTCACCGCAGAGCGTCTCCGAACATCCGGGGATAACGGTTCCCGCACACATACCGCTCGTGCAAACGTCGGCTCGAGTGCAGCTCTCTCCATCATCGCATGCTGTCGACGTTCCCCAGAGCACGAGCCGTGGGCGCACCTCGGGATCAGGATTGTCCGAGGAAGCGAAGTGGCCATGGGACTTCCTCGTAAAGCCGGGAACGAGCTTGACGCCGTAATTCGGAGAGACGCCGTCCGTCCAGTCTCGGTAGAGACTGGAAATGTCGAACCTGTTCCATCCCGGAAGCACGAGTGGACCGGCGTCCGCAAAGTAATCCGCTGCGGGACTTTGAGTGCTCGACACCTCAGATTCTGTCCACGGCTCGGTGATTCGAAAGATCTCCAGCTGAGGATCTTTCTGCGGCGCATCCGTCGCATAGAGCCAAAGCTCAGCGCGCTCGACCACGTTCGGCGGGGGAGCTGCGTCGATCCCGAACTGAATCGCATCGAAATAGGAATCGCTTTCGCCGCCGAAACTCAAGGTCGGCGAGTCAGCGTTCGTCGCGGTGACCGCACTCCAGTCAACATCGTTTCCCTCCGTTCCTGGCGAAAGAACATAGATGATGACTGGGGGATCGATCGGCGCGATCGGTGAGTGCGCACAGAGGCTCGCGCCGCGACACAGATCATCCGTACAGGGATTCCCGTCGCTCGAACACGGAGTGCCATTCGGTTCTTTCGTATCCACGGGACACAGCCCTCCGCTGCAGAACTCCGAAATATCGCATTCTCCGGCGGCTTCGCGGCACAGGACAGTACCTGGCCGCACCTGATCGTTCGGGCAGGCGGCGCTCGTTCCGGGACAGCTTTCGCTCACATCGCAGAACCCTGCTGCCAGACGACAGATGCTTGTCGAGGGCAGGTATACGTCTGAAGGACACGCTCCTTGCGTTCCCGGACATCGTTCCGCGACGTCGCATGGTCCTGCAGCCAGCCGGCAAAATGTCGTAGACGGCGAGAACACGTCAGCAGGACACGATGCTGTATTGCCCGCGCAGCGCTCAACGGCGTCGCATGGAGCGGCGCCGATCCGGCACACCGTCGAGGAAGATGCAAGCACGTCCGCAGGACAGTTCGGATTGCTTCCCGTACAACGCTCGAGCGCGTCACAGATCCCTCTCGACGGTCGACAGGTAACCAACGAAGATGCGAGCTCATCGCTGGGACACACCGCGGCCGATCCGCTGCATCGCTCAATCGTGTCACAGACTCCGGCGCTTCCGCGACATAGCGTCGATGCAGACTTGAAGGAGTCCGAGGGGCACGCGGCCGTCACGCCCGTGCAGAATTCCGGATCGTCACAGGATCCCGCCACGCCTCGACACACGGTTTCCGGGTTGAGCAATGCATCCGATGGGCACGACAGCGGCGTACCGGTACAGATTTCAACCGGATCGCACACGCCCGTCGATGGTCGACAAACCGAGCTCGGAGTCGGGAGATTGATGCAACCGCTTTGAAGATCACAGGAATCCTGCGTGCACGGATTCGCGTCGTCGCACGAGGGCGGCTGCCCGGATGGACAGACCTTGCTCAAAACGGGGTACCGCCCAGAGGCAACTGACCATACGGCCGGATCGAAACCGATCG encodes:
- a CDS encoding SDR family oxidoreductase codes for the protein MAKNEPQDSPRSGDVALIVGGGPGISASCARLFAREGMRVAVAARNPARPVLADLESRHGVRLYACDASEPADVEKLFDSVTGDLAAPTLVVHNIDGRVAGILRKGIAEAEPDLALATLRNSPFSAFLVGQQAARVMRANEPDANGVRGTIIFTNASAALKGFALSAAFAMACQAKAGLAQSMARELMPHGIHVANVPIDAAIGWTREDGSRAHQLAGTSVDDNMADPDCIAQVYLQLHRQHRSTWAFEVVLRPWLEKW
- a CDS encoding SDR family NAD(P)-dependent oxidoreductase, which translates into the protein MKPVCLVIGAGAGIGGTVARRFASEGYHAVLCRRTGQDALHQAVEGIKQGGGSASGFLLDAVAADSIEELVASVEADIGPIEVALYNLGAQIGDRPLKETSLKAFETGWRIGTFGLFRLASAVCPLMEARGKGTLLVTSSTAAMRGNGGQHSHAAAMGGRRMLCQSLNAQFASKGIHVAHIVIDGAVDAPDTLGKLLGPERFELLRETRGREHDGLMLPAEIAETYLHLAKQHRSTWTHELDLRAFSDRPWWNH
- a CDS encoding crotonase/enoyl-CoA hydratase family protein, which translates into the protein MSTETSTPEVRMTIDGHICVISLDNRLKKNAITPELMSQLSIHLTSFEEDDSLWVAVLDPAGDHTTAGLDMPKFFGPAATAKPIPKDQVDPFALARRTTKPVISVVHGITYTIGIEMMLAADIVIAADTARFCQMESKRGIAPFGGAHFRYLSRTGWGNAMYHLFLCDEFDAEEAWRIGFVQEVHPFGRHRERAMEIARQICRCAPIGLRATKKAALTYLEHGERAAVAAIPAVEKAVFESEDFKEGIQSFVERREARFQGR
- a CDS encoding fatty acid desaturase, with amino-acid sequence MSAAGSVLPRAEVSGTRALQKEEAAIARDFIGRFPWEMVAWGLGNFFVWLSIWPLVFSGLIPLWAGFVLSTICMMLSYLPSHEAQHSIIAADGTRLRWLNELVGHVSVIPLVLPYRVAWITHRRHHAHANDPELDPDRFNKADTWWQAVWAGIQGRQPGAPSAYRTLGKSSDDPEVQRALTEAAVLVTSYYAILAALAWSGFAFEAVFLWWLPRHIGTSYIQLFLSWAPHYPMEEKGRYRDTRAWRSPIGTILTMGMEYHIVHHLYPQIPLFQTGPAFFALRDVLERRGIRNDGL
- a CDS encoding molybdopterin-dependent oxidoreductase; its protein translation is MSEWKSTACILCECNCGIEVQLGGEDGRRLVKFRGDDAHPASRGYACEKPHRLDFYQNGPHRLTKPLRRRADGTFEEIDWDTAIREVAARFAAIRDEHGGETIFYYGGGGQGNHLPGVYGPATRSLLGSMHSANALSQEKTGEFWVATKMVGGYSRGSFENCEVGFFLGKNPWFSHGIPRARVTLREIAKDPARTLIVVDPRVSETAEMADIHLQVKPGGDAFLLAAMIAVIVQEGLVKKDWLAAHADGLEQVLPHFTSLDIAVHAEKSGVPEEQLRSAARRIAAAKSMATFEDLGVQMNLHSTLVSYLHKLLVLLTGNFGKEGAEYRPSTLVPQAFNGEEFGTTPVTGSKIIGGLTPCNVVPDEILTDHPKRFRAMLVESGNPAHSIADGVRMREALAALDLVVVIDVAFTETARLADYVLPVASQFEKAEAVFFNFEFPNNYFFLRKALMPPLHGLFSEAELHARLAEALGALPRYAVEALREAWMESRVAFRTKFFELLSSDDRLGAIAPVLVYRAIGDLLPEGLAEGAGVWAICQLAAPRIAPSLARAGYAGSPPEAADALFDAMLTSKSAITFSVDEWEESFARVYTPNGRIQLAIPELFDELDGLASEPERTSPEFPLVLSAGERRSFTANTIIRNPEWRKKDRAGALRMHPDDAMRAGVTDGGRVRLSTRRGSAETVVEFSDRMRPGHISLPNGLGLDYPGENDECVATGVSPNELTRSEDRDWLAGTPWHKHTPARVDAL